The DNA region AAGGAGCAGGTTCCACGCCCACTGCTGCGGGTCGTCCGTGAACGGCACGTACTGCGGGAACGGCAGCCACTGCAGCTGGCCGCAGACCAGGATCATCAGGAGCAGGCCGATCACGAACACGGGCGTGGCCGTGCCCGCGAGGGTGACGGCGGTCAGGACGCGCTCCGTGAGCCGGCCGCGCCGCCAGGCGGAGAGCACGCCGGTGCCGACACCGAGGATCAGCCACAGCACCATCGCGCCGAGCGCGAGGGATCCGGTGACGGGCACCTTGCTCAGGATCAGCTCGGTGACCTGCTGGTCGGTCTGGTACGAGAGGCCGAGGCAGGGCGCGTCGCAGTGCAGCACGCCGGTGCCGGTGGAGTAGTCGTGGCCGGCGAAGACGCCGCTCAGGAAGTCCAGGTAGCGCGTGTAGATCGGGTCGTCGAGCTTCAGCTGCTCGGACACCTGCTGCACCTGGGCGGGCGAGCAGCGCGGGCCGCAGGTGATCTGGGCGACGTCGCCGGGCGCCACGTAGAAGACGGCGTAGATGACGACGGACAGCACGAAGAGGGTGACGAGGGCGCCGAGGGCCCGGCGCAGGACGAACCCGGTGAAGCCGCCGCCGAGCAGACCGCCGAACCCACGGGCCCTGGTGGCCACGGAAGCGGACAAGGTCGCGGTCACGACGCGTCCTCCCGCTTCCGGCCGGTGCCGATCCGCAGCCGCGATGCCGCCCGCGGGTCGAGGGCCGTGCGCACTCCGTCGCCGAGGACGGTCAGCGCGAGCACGGTCACGAACAGCGCGGCGGCGGGCAGCAGCAGGTACTGCGGGGCCGCCTGGTACCAGACGTCGGCCGAGGTCAGCATCTGTCCCCAGGAGGCGGTGGGCGGCTTGACGCCGACGCCGAGGAAGGACAGGGCCGCCTCGACGGTGATGTTCGTGGGGACGAGCAGCGCGGCGTACGTGATGACGGGCGCGGCGAGCGCGGGCAGCAGCTCGCGGCGGGCGATCCGGGCGCCGCTCCAGCCGCTGAGCCGGGCCGCCGCCACGTGGTCGAGGGACTTCAGCGAGATGGTCTTGGCCCGCACGACCTTCGCGATCCCGCCCCAGCCCACGAACCCGATGACCAGCGCGACGAGCACCGGCCGCGGGAAGCCGCTCGGCACGACGGCGAGCAGCGCGAGCGCGAGGACCATCAGGGGCAGCGCCACCATGACGTCGGTGGCGCGGCTGAGCGTCTGGTCGAGCCAGCGCCCGCCGAGGCCGCTGGCGAGCCCGACGGCGATGCCGATGGCGACCTGGAGGACCGTGGCGACGACGGCGACGCCGAGGGACACCCGGGCGCCGTACACGAGCCGGGCGAACAGGTCGCGGCCGGTCTGCGGTTCGACGCCGAGCCAGTGGTCGGCGCTGATGCCGCCGAACGAGCCGACGGGCACGCCGCCGCGCGCGGAGTCGACGAGACCGGGGTGGTACGAGGTGGGGTCCTGGCCCTCCAGGGCGGTGAGCAGGGGCGCGGCGAGCGCGACCAGGACGAGCAGCGCGACGGCGGCCGCCGCGACGAGGGCGGCGCGCTGCGTGCGCAGCCGCCGCCAGAACTGACGGGCTCCGGAGGCGGGGACGGGCGCCGTGGTGGCACCCGCCCCCGGGGTCTCCGAGGCCAACAGGGCCTCACTCATGACAGATCGACCTGAATCCGTGCTTCGGTGCCGTGCTACTTGACCGCGACCTGGGAGACGTCGAGGACGCCCGTCCAGTCACTGATCACGACGTTCTTGACGTCCTTGCCGTACAGGCGCTTGTAGACGGGGTGGAACAGCGGCACGTTCAGGGCCTTGGCGCCGATCTTCTTGTCGAGGGCGCCCCAGCGCTTCGCGGCGGCGGCGTGGTCGGTCAGCTTGTTGATCTCGTCGATCTCCTTGTTGACCGACTTGTCGTCCAGGAAGCTGGAGTTGAAGTTGTAGCCGTCCTCGACGATCTGGCGGCCGTCGAAGATCGGGGCGAGGAAGGGGCCGCCGGAGGGCCAGTCGGCACCCCAGTGGGCGAGGAACAGGCCGGGCTCGTCCTTGGCGTCGTGGACCTTGTCCTCGTAGTCGTTGTCCTCCAGGCCCTGGAGCTTGACGGTGATGCCGGCCTTCTTCAGGGCGTCCTGGATCGCGGTCGCGATCTCCGGGCTGGTCTCGAAGTTCTTGTCGTTGGAGTGCGTGAGCGTGATGGTCAGGCCGTCCTTGTGGCCGGCCGCCTTCAGGAGCTCCTTGGCCTTCTCCGCGTTGCCGGACGCGCCTGCCGGGAAGTGGTCGAACTTCGTGTATCCGAAGGACTCCTGGTTCGGCAGGAAGGTGGTGGCGGGCTCGGCGAGCGAGGAGCCGCCGGCGGCGTTGATGACCGAGGTGCGGTCGACGGCGTAGGCGATGGCCTGGCGGACCTTGGGGTCGTCGAACGGCTTCACCTTCGGGTTGAAGGCGAGGTAGTTGGTGTAGCCGAAGTGGCCGGTGCCGACCTGCGCGGCGAGCTTCTTGTCGCCGGTGACCTTGGCGAGCTCGGCGGGTCCGAGGTTGGTGTCGGTGGTGATCGCGGCGGCGTCGGCGCCCTGGCTCGCGGAGAGCCGCTGGTTGATGACGGAGGAGTTGAGGCCGGAGCGCACGTCGATCTTGTCGGGGTAGGCCTTGCGCTCGGCGTCGGTCTTCGCCGACCAGTGCGGGTTGCGCTCCAGCTGGAGCCGCTCGCCGTCGCCGCTGTTCTTGACGACCTTGTAGGGGCCGGTGGAGACCGGGTGCTCCTCGTACTCGGTGCCCTTGTCCTTGGCCTTCGGCACGGGCGCGAACGACGTCTGCGTGGCCACGTAGTCGAAGTCGCCGACGGGCTTGTTGAGGCGGAAGACGATCGTCTGGTCGTCCGGCGTCTCGACGGAGTCGAGGCCCTTCTTGTCCTTGTAGGGGCCCTGGTACTTGTCGCCGCCGATGAGCCAGTCCCGCAGGAAGGGCGCGCCGCCGGACAGTTCGGCGGCGAAGGAGCGCTCGATGCCGTACTTGATGTCCTTGGTGGTGACCGGCGTGCCGTCCTCGAACTTCACGCCCTTCTTGATCTTGTACGTCCACACCGTGGCGTTCTTGCTCGGCTTGCCGAGGCTCTCGGCGAGGTCGGGGACGACCTTGGTGCCCTCGGCGCCGTCCTCGCGGTTGCGGGTGGTCAGGGTGCGGAAGACGAGGCTCGGTACGTTGCCGCCGCCGGAGGTGTACAGGCGCGCCGGGTCGAAGTCGCTCTGCGGGTTGCTGTTGAGGACGGTGAGCGTGCCGCCCCGCTGCGGCTTGCCGCCGCCGCCCGCCTCGTTCTTGTCCTCCGGGCCCGCGCAGGCCGCGGCGCCCACGGAGAGCACGACCAGGCTGGCGGATGCCACGGCCACCCGGCGGGATATGACGGACTTCTGACGACGCAGACGCATCGGAGTGCCTCTCGGAAAGCGAAAGAGAAAGATTCAAGGATTCGCGAGAGCCCACCCAGGGCGACGCACGCCGAGCGCGGCTTCGGGCCTGCCGAGGACCGCCGTGCGCACCGACCGTAGACGGTTGGGGCACACGGCAGGGGAAAAGGCGGCGGAGCCGGGAAAAACGAAGCAGAAGCGACGCACTCGCCGGGGGCGGGCGTCAGCGACAGTGAATGTCGGCCACGCAGAGCGCGGTCACGCCGAACAGCGCCAGCTCAAGGGCGGCGCTCACGGAGGCGTGACGGATCGACATGCGGAGAAATATGGACGACGTCGCGCGGAAAGTCAACGCGATGCCCGGTTCGTCCCCCGTCCCGGTGCCGGGGCCGGCTCAACTCTCCGGGAACGCCCAGGGGTTGGCCTTGCAGCGGATTCCGTCGTGGTCGAGGAACTTGGTCTGCTGCTGCATGACCGGCGCCAGTTCGCCGTCGCGGCGGCAGTCGACGTGGCCGTAGCCGAGCCGGTGGCCGACCTCGTGGTTGATGAGCATCTGCCGGTACGGGTGGATGCGGTCGCCGTAGGTCTTGGCGCCGCGGGCCCACCGATAGGCGTTGATCATGACGCGCTCGGTGGCCGCGGAATCGCAGGACACATTCTGCTGCAGCGTGTCGAGTCCGGATTTGGCGCACCATTTCGCGGTGGTCACAGGGCTGGCCAGCGTGATGACGAAGTCGGGTTTCCCGGAGGAGATCCGCTCGAAGGTGCGGCCGCCGCCGTGCGCCCAACTCCGCTTGTCGTTCAGGGTCTTCTGCACGGCCTGCGCGAACAGGGCGCCGTCCAGGCCCATGCCCTTCTCGACGTCGACGCGGTAGCGGAATTTCCGTCCCTTGCCCGGTGCCTTGTCGAATCCGCGGATGGCGTCGAATTCCCCGGACGCGGCGAGTTTCGCGTCCAGCGGGTATTTCTTGCCCATTTTCTCCTCGTACGTCGCCGGACGGGGCTGCGTGTCCTTGGACGGCGTGGGCCGGTTGTCCGAGCGGGACGCCGGGTCGCGCCCTTCACGGCTGTCGGCGCCCTTGTCCGCGCCCTGGGCGGGCTGGCTGTCGTCGCTGCCGCCGTCGGCGACCTGACCGGCCACGATGACGGCGAGGACGGTGGTGACGGCCGCGGCGGCGATGCCGGTGACGGTGCGGGCGCGGTTCTTCTCGCGGCCCTTGCCGGTACGGGCGTCGGGCTCGCCGTCGTCGTCGCCGTACGGGTCGGCGTCGGTGCCGCCGCCGTCACCGTCGTCGAAGCCGTCGGACTCCCAGACCGTCACGGACTCGTACGGGTCGCGGGGCGGGGTGCGCCGCGGCGGCACCGCGCGGGCGGTGAAGAGGTCCGGGTCGTCGAGGTCATCGACGGCGCCGTGCGCGCCGGTGTCGTCGAAGGCGTCCATGTAGTCGCGCCGGGGCCCGGGCGTGCGCGCGCCCGGCGGCACGACGCCGTACCCGGCCCCCACCCGGGGCCCGGCGCCCGTGCCCGCGACCTCGCCCCAGCCGCCCCCGGCCTCCCGCTGCTCGGGGTGCCCGCCACGCACGTGCGGGACGCCGCCGGGAGGGGTCTGGCGGGGGACGCCGCGCGGGGGCGTGTGCTGCGGGAATCCGTGGGCCGGGGTGTGCGCCGGGTCGCCGTAGGGCGGTGTGGGCAGCGGGATGCCGTGCGCGGGCGTGCCCTCGGGGGCCGTACCGCGTCTGCGGCGGCCGGAGCCGCCGCCCTGCGCGGGGGCGGCCGGAGCCGACGGGGGCGTCCGGTTCGGCTGGGGCCCGGGGGTGGTACCCCCTATGCCGGAGGTGCTCGTGGTGTCCGAAGAGGCGGCCGGGCCGCGGCGGCTATGACGTCCCACGCGGCGCCTCAGCTCCTCGAACCCGAATCGCGATGGTCACTCACACGGCCACCATCGCGCACACCAGGCGCCTCGCTCAACTCATCCGGACCGGCCAACTCCCCGGTATCGGCCAGAAGTTCACGAATCGCGGCGGCCACGGTCTCCGGATACTCCATCATCGCCACGTGCCCCGCGTCCGGCAGCGTGAGCAGCCGGGAGTCGCGGAAGGCGGCCGCCGCCTTGCGCGCCACGCGGTACGACACGAGCAGGTCCCGGCCGCCGTAGACGAGCAGGGTCGGCGCGAGCACCCGCTCGGCCTGCCGCCACAGGCCGTGCTGGCCGCCGAGGGTGTAGGCGTTCACGATGCCGCGGGCCGACCGCGCCATCGCGTCCCAGAAGTACGGCAGGGCGAGGCGCCGCTCCATCTCGCGCACGGCCGCCCGGAATCCCTCGGGCGTGACCCGCCCCGGGTCGCCGTAACAGAGCCCGAGCACCCCGCGCACCCGCTGCTCGGCCGTCCAGTCCTTGGTGAGGCGCGTGAACAGGCCCGCGACACCGGGCACGGCGAGCAGGCCCGTCGGCATCGCCGTGCGCTGCACCCGCAGCTCCGGCAGCGCGGGCGAGATCAGCGTGAGCGTGCGCACCAGGTCCGGCCGGACCGCGGCGACGCGCGTCGACACGGCGCCGCCCAGGGAATTGGCCACCAGGTGGACGGGGCCGCGCCCGGCGGCGTCCAGATGGCGGATGACCGCGCGGGCGTGCCCGGTGACCGAGTAGTCGCCGTCGTCCGGCGGCGGCGAGTCCCCGAAGCCGGGCAGGTCGAGGGCCTCGCAGTCCACGACGTCCTCGAGCAGCGGCATCAGCGCCGACCAGTTCTGCGAGGACCCGCCGAGCCCGTGCACGTACAGCGCGGGCGGCAGTCCGGGGCGCACCGACGGGCGCGAGCGCACGTTCAGAGTGAGCCCGGGCAGGGCGACCGAGGAGAGCCGCTCGCCCTCGGCGACGGCGACGGCGCCCGGCTTGGGGGCGGCGACAGCGGCCAGCACGGGCGGCAACTCGGTCGAAGACATGCGGGCAATGTTACGAGACGATCACGCGTGGGATCGCGTGTTCGGCATCACAGGTCCCGTACGGATCGCGTAGCGGCCCGTGGGGGTCTTACCTAGGCTCAGGGGGAAGCAGCGGGAAGCAGCGTGAAGCACAGGGAACCAGCGGGAAGCAGACAAAGAGGCTCGCGAGGCATGACAGCGAGCCCCAGGGATACAGAGTCACCGCGAAGCCCCCCAGGGAAGAGAGCCGAGGAGTCCACATGAGCGTCGACCCCAGCGACCCCGACACCTTCACAGCCGAGGAGCCCGCGGCCGAGGAGAGCAGCCCGGAGACCCCGGAGGCCGACTCCGCCGAGCAGCACACCGACCTCACCCCCGAGCGGGACGACTCCCTCCGGGACGTCGACACGGACGCGGCCAATGAGGCCGACGTGGCCGAACAGGCGCGCGTGGTGTCCCTCGACGAGGACGACTACCGCTGATCCGCGTGGTCCGCGGCGGCCGACAAACACACAGCTGCCCGTGTTTGCCCTGCTACGCACAGGTGCGCGGAGCTGTTGAGGGCATCCAGTCCGTGAAATTCTGCGCTCGCACCGCGCACATCACAGTTACCGAAAAGTACGATGGCGTCGCGGCGCACACCGCAGCACAAGGACGAATTTGGGAGGCGGCGTGACAGCCATCGAGCAGACCGAGGCGGCGCGCCCGCGGGGCACACGCCTGCCGCGCCGTGCCCGACGCAACCAGCTCCTGGGCGCGGCCCAGGAGGTCTTCGTGGCCCAGGGGTACCACGCGGCGGCCATGGACGACATCGCCGAGCGGGCAGGCGTCAGCAAGCCGGTGCTCTACCAGCACTTCCCCGGCAAGCTCGACCTCTATCTGGCCCTGCTCGACCAGCACTGCGAGAACCTGCTGCAGGCGGTGCGCACGGCGCTCGCGTCGACGACGGACAACAAGCAGCGCGTCGGCGCGACGATGGACGCCTACTTCGGGTACGTCGAGGACGACGGCGGCGCGTTCCGCCTGGTCTTCGAGTCGGACCTGACGAACGAGCCCGCGGTCCGCGAGCGCGTGGACAAGGTGACCCTGGAGTGCGCGGAGGCGATCTGCGAGGTCATCGCGGAGGACACCGGCCTCTCCAAGGCCGAGTCGATGCTCCTGGCCTCGGGGCTCGGCGGCCTCTCCCAGGTCGTCGCGCGCTACTGGCTGCACAGCGACGGGGGCGTCCCGCGCGAGAAGGCCGTGCAGCTGCTCACCTCGCTGGCCTGGCGCGGCATCGCGGGCTTCCCGCTGCACGGCGCCGAGGGTCACTGACCGCGCGTCTGTTCCCGTCCCCCGCGGTCGCTGTGTTCGCTCCTGGCGTGCACGGCCGGAACCGATCCTGTCCCCTCTCCGGGCTAATCTGTGCTGGGTACGGCGCGGGCGACCGCGCACATCACTGACCGTCGGAGGGACAAAGCGTGGAGGTCAAGATCGGCGTGCAGCACGCGCCTCGCGAGATCGTTCTGGAGAGCGGTCAGAGCGTCGAGGAGGTCGAGAGCGCGGTGGCCGACGCCCTGTCGGGCAAGGCCCAGCTGCTGACTCTGGCGGACGACAAGGGCCGCAAGGTCCTGGTGCCTGCCGACCGCCTCGCGTACGTGGAGATCGGCGAGCCGACCGTGCGCAAGGTGGGCTTCGGGGCCCTGTAGGGCCGCACGCAGGACGACGGAAGGGCCCGGAGGCGATCGCCTCCGGGCCCTTCCGTCATGTGCGCCGACTCCGCCGTGCGCGTCGTGCCTCGCCGTCTCCACCGTGCGCGTCGAGCCCGTCGTCGACGTCGACTCCGTGGCGGATGCGCCCAGTTCACCGCCGCATCGCACTCCGGTGCGCGGTGGGTATGGAGGGTTGCGTTCCGGCAGCCGGGGGTAAGACCGGCTACGACCGTTTTGCACCTGACCACAAGGGAGGGAACACACCGTGATCCTCGAAGCGCTCGGCTCCGCACTGATCGGCCTGGCCCTCGCCTGGGCGACGGCCCGCCGCCTGCCGCACCGGCTGCCCGCACGGGCCCTGGTGCTCGCGACCGGCGTGGGCGGAGCGCTGATCGGCGCGTTCATCACGCACATGGCCCTCGGCCCCGGGAGCAGCCCCGCGACCCTGGTCGGAGCCCTGGCCGTGTCGGCCGCGCTCCTGTCCCTGCTGCTGCGCCCCACCCGCCGCCTGCACCGCCGCCAGGCCCCTGCCTGACGGCGGAGCGGAGCCACCGGCCACGCCCCGGGAGCCGGCGGGCAGCAGCCGCGAGCCGGACGTCAGGGACGCGAGCCGAAGAGGCCGGGACCCACGGAGCAGGAGGGTCAGGCGGCGAGGCTGAGCAGGAGGGTCAGGCGGCGAGACCCAGTGCCGCCATCCGCTTCGTGTGCGCCTCGGTGATCCGCGAGAACATCCGGCCGACCTCCGCCAGGTCGAACCCGTCCGCGACCCCGCCGACCAGCATCGTCGACAGGGCGTCCCGGTCCGCGACGACCCGCTGCGACTGCGAGAGCGCCTCGCCCATCAGCCGCCGCGCCCACAGCGCGAGCCGCCCGCCGACGCGCGGGTCGGCGTCGATCGCGGCCCGCACCTTCTCCACGGCGAAGCTGGCGTGGCCGGTGTCGTCGAGGACGCCGAGCACCAGGCTGCGGGTGTCGCCGTCGAGGCGCGCCGCCACCTCGCGGTAGAAGTCACTGGCGATGGAGTCGCCGACGTACGCCTTGACCAGGCCTTCGAGCCAGTCCGACGGCGCCGTCTGGCGGTGGAAGCCGTCGAGCGCCTCGACGAAGGGCTCCATCGCCGCCGTCGGCTCCTCGCCGACCGCCGCGAGCCGGTCCCGCAGCCGCTCGAAGTGGTGGAACTCGGCCGACGCCATCTTCGCCAGCTCCGCCTTGTCGCCGAGGGTCGGCGCCAGCTTCGCGTCCTCCGCGAGCCGCTCGAACGCCGCGAGCTCGCCGTAGGCGAGCGCGCCGAGCAGGTCCACGACGGCGGCGCGGTACTGCGGGTCGGCGGAGGCTGTCTTCCAGTCCTGGGCGGCGACCCCGGTGGGGGCGGCGGATCCCTTGTCCTCGTTGTCTTCGGGGGGCTGCGCGGCGGTGTCAGGCGTCTCCATGAAGCGCACAATAGCCCGCCCACCGGATGGCGTAAGGGCCTGGTCAACCACTGTGACGACAGCAACGTGAGGAATTCGCCGGACACGCATGCGAGATTCCGGGGTACAGTGGTAATGCGCCCGCCGAATAATTCGACGGGCCGCATGAATGAGGATGCCCGGTCGGTGGCCCGATCGGCTCCGACCAGACAGCCCTCCAGGGCGTACGCACCGTGCGTACGGCAAGCGGAGGGACCCCCTCAGCGGTGTGAGCGCTCGAGCGTCGGCAGTGGTCCCGTACCATCCGGCTCGCCCGGCTCGTTCCAGCAGGCGGCCGGCAGTCCCCGGCACGGTCACGACCCCCAGCGTTCGCCTCGCGCCGCGTCTCACAGAAGAGGCACTGCCCTGACTACGACTTTCCGAGAGCTCGGGATCCTTCCCGAGACGGCCGAGGCCCTCGAAGCCGTCGGCATCATCAACCCCTTCCCCATCCAGGAGATGACGCTCCCCGTTGCCCTTTCCGGCACCGACGTCATCGGCCAGGCCAAGACCGGCACCGGCAAGACGCTGGGCTTCGGCCTGCCGCTCCTCGAGCGTGTGACCGTCCCCGCGGACGTCGAGGCCGGGCGCGCGACGCCCGAGCAGCTGACGGAGGCCCCGCAGGCCCTCGTCGTCGTCCCCACCCGCGAGCTGTGCCAGCAGGTCACCAACGACCTGCTGACCGCCGGCAAGGCGCGCAACGTCCGCGTCCTCGCCATATACGGCGGCCGTGCCTACGAACCGCAGGTCGAGGCCCTGAAGAAGGGCATCGACGTCGTCGTCGGCACCCCCGGCCGCCTGCTCGACCTCGCCGGACAGCGCAAGCTGAACCTGAAGCACGTCAAGTGCCTCGTCCTCGACGAGGCCGACGAGATGCTCGACCTGGGCTTCCTGCCCGACGTCGAGAAGATCATCAACATGCTTCCGGCGAAGCGTCAGACGATGCTCTTCTCCGCGACGATGCCGGGCGCCGTCATCGGCCTCGCCCGCCGCTACATGTTGCAGCCCACGCACATCCGCGCCACCGCGCCGGACGACGAGGGCGCGACCGTCGCCAACACCACGCAGTTCGTGTACCGCGCGCACTCCATGGACAAGCCGGAGATGGTCTCCCGCATCCTGCAGGCCGACGGCCGCGGGCTCGCGATGATCTTCTGCCGTACGAAGCGGACGGCCGCGGACATCGCCGAGCAGCTGGAGCGGCGCGGCTTCGCCTCCGGCGCGGTCCACGGCGACCTCGGCCAGGGCGCCCGCGAGCAGGCGCTGCGCGCGTTCCGCAACGGCAAGGTCGACGTTCTGGTGTGCACCGACGTCGCCGCCCGCGGCATCGACGTCGAGGGCGTCACGCACGTCATCAACTACCAGTCGCCCGAGGACGAGAAGACCTACCTCCACCGGATCGGCCGCACCGGCCGCGCCGGTGCCTCCGGCACGGCGATCACCCTCGTCGACTGGGACGACATCCCGCGCTGGCAGCTCATCAACAAGGCGCTCGACCTGGGCTTCAACGACCCGGTCGAGACGTACTCCAGCTCTCCGCACCTGTACGAGGAGCTGCACATCCCCGTCGGCACGAAGGGCGTCCTTCCGCGTGCCGAGCGCACCCGTGCCGGGCTCGACGCCGAGGAGATCGAGGACCTCGGTGAGACCGGGGCCCGTGGCGGGGGCTCGCGCGGCTCCCGCGGTGGCCCGCGCCGCGGTGAGCGTGCCGCCGGCCACCCGCAGGCCGAGGAGGCCGAGCGTCCCGCTCGTACGCCGCGCCGTCGTCGCCGCACCCGTGCGGGCGCGCCCCTCGACGCCGAGGCCACGCCGTCGGCGGCGCCGTCGGAGAAGCCTGCGGCTGCGTCGACCGTGACCGAGGAAGCCGCGCCGCGTACGCCGCGACGGCGGCGCCGGACGCGTGCGGGGGCGGACTCCGCGGCGTCCGCGACGGCCACGGCGTCCGCGTCGGCCCCGTCGGCAGCCTCAGCTCCGACCGCTGCTGCCGCGCCCGCCGCTGCCGCGGAGGAGGCGCCGGCCAAGCCGCGTCGCCGCCGCACCCGCAAGTCGGCTGAGGCCGCGGACAGCTAGTCCACGGGGTGGCCCCCGGCGGCCACCCACCACCGCGCCCGGGGGCCACCCGCCCCCCGGGCGCGGCCGTGTCTCACCTGGCGGCCCAGGTGCCCACAGCGGGGGAAGGGCGCGTCCCAGGCCCTGGCCCCTCGGCCCCCGGCACCGAGGCACCGAGGCACCGAGGCACCGAGGCACCGAGGCACCGAGGCAAGGGCGCCCCCGCCCAAGGTCCAGGGGCCAGTAGCCTCTGGGGCATGAGTAGGCCCCCCACCTTCACCCCGCCCGAAGGCACCCTCGCGTACCCCCTCCGGACGGAGCGCGGCGAGTTCGCCGTGCTCGACACCCGCCCGACCGGCCGGGTCAAGGGCACCGCCCTGCTCCTGCCGGGGTACACGGGGAGCAAGGAGGACTTCATCGCCCTGCTCCAGCCCCTCGCCGAGGCCGGCTACCGCACGGTCGCCGTCGACGGCCGAGGCCAGTACGAGTCCCCGGGCCCGGACGACGAATCCGCTTACGCCCAGGCCGAGTTGGCGCAGGACGTCCTGGCCCAGGCGGCAGCCGTCCGCACCGCGGACGAGGGCCCGGCCCACCTGATGGGCCACTCCCTGGGCGGCCTGGTGGCCCGCGCCGCCGTCCTTCTCGCGCCCCCGGGCACCTTCGCCTCACTCACCCTCGTCGCATCGGGACCGGCCCGCATCTCCCCGTCCCAGCGCACCCGCGCCACGCTCCTCACGGACGCCGTCGCGGCGCACCCGATGGACGTGGTGTGGGACGCGATCCAGGCCCTGGACCCGGTGGAGGACGTGGCCGTGGGCGCGGACGGCGGCGGCGCCGACGCGGCGGCGCTGCGCGCCCGTTGGCTGCGCAACAACCCGGCCCAGCTCATCGCCACCGGCAGGCAGCTGTGCGCCGAACCCGACCGTGTCGACGACCTCGCCGCCGTACCGCTGCCCAAGCACGTGATGTCCGGCGAGAGCGACGACACCTGGCCCGTGCCGCTCCTCGACGAGATGGCGAGGCGGCTGCGCGCCCACCGCACCGTGGTCACCGGCGCGAACCACTCCCCCAACACCGACCGACCGGCGGCGACGGCGGCAGCCCTGGCCGCCTTCTGGGACCGGACAGCCGACCAGGCCCCCGGCCACACCGCCGAAAGCCCGCGCTAGCCCAGCACCACTTCCGCGGTCAGTAGCACTTCTGCAAGTGGTCCCAGAAGCCGTCCCGCAGCACCCGCCGCAGGTCGGACTGGCCGCGCAGCGAGTAGTCGAGCAGCCGCTCCGCCTCGACGAGGAGTTCCTGGTCGACGGACCCGGGCAGGTAGGGGTGCCCCGGCAGCAGGCCCACCAGTGCCTCGCGACCGCGGGCCGAGAGCCACCGCGCGGAGATCTGGGCGCCGACGAAGCGCACGTCGTCCCGCGAGGGCCGGGGCGCGGCCTGCGGGCCCTCGTACGGGACGGCGGGGCGGCGGGTCACGAACGGCTTGAAGAAGTCCGCGTCGAAGGTGCGTTGACTGTCGACCTCCCACAGCAGGGGCTCCGCCTGGTTGCGGCCGTCGGGCGCGTCGATGCCCCACAGGTGCACGCGGGCGCCGTACCCCTGCGCCGCCTCGACCGCCGAAACGAGGTCCTCGTCGCCGCCGATGAGCGCCGCGTCGCTGATGGCGCGGTGCCGCGCCAGGGACTCCAGGTCGCTGCGGATCAGCGAGTCGACGCCCTTCTGCTGGTTGTTGGCGTTGAGGTTGCCGAGGCGCACCTTGACGTCGGGGAGCTCGGCGATCGACTGCTGCTCGGAGGTGTGGATGCGGCGTCTCGCGCCGTCGTACCAGTACACCCGCAGCAGCCTGCTGTCAGCGAAGATCGTGCGCGCCTTGTCGATCAGCGCGTCGATGAGCGCCTCCGCGTCGAGCTCGAAGGCCCGTCGGTCCTCGGTGCCCGCGGCGAGCCGTCCGGCGGCGGCGTACAGATAACCGGCGTCGACGAAGATCGCGTGCGT from Streptomyces flavofungini includes:
- a CDS encoding TetR/AcrR family transcriptional regulator, yielding MTAIEQTEAARPRGTRLPRRARRNQLLGAAQEVFVAQGYHAAAMDDIAERAGVSKPVLYQHFPGKLDLYLALLDQHCENLLQAVRTALASTTDNKQRVGATMDAYFGYVEDDGGAFRLVFESDLTNEPAVRERVDKVTLECAEAICEVIAEDTGLSKAESMLLASGLGGLSQVVARYWLHSDGGVPREKAVQLLTSLAWRGIAGFPLHGAEGH
- a CDS encoding DEAD/DEAH box helicase — encoded protein: MTLPVALSGTDVIGQAKTGTGKTLGFGLPLLERVTVPADVEAGRATPEQLTEAPQALVVVPTRELCQQVTNDLLTAGKARNVRVLAIYGGRAYEPQVEALKKGIDVVVGTPGRLLDLAGQRKLNLKHVKCLVLDEADEMLDLGFLPDVEKIINMLPAKRQTMLFSATMPGAVIGLARRYMLQPTHIRATAPDDEGATVANTTQFVYRAHSMDKPEMVSRILQADGRGLAMIFCRTKRTAADIAEQLERRGFASGAVHGDLGQGAREQALRAFRNGKVDVLVCTDVAARGIDVEGVTHVINYQSPEDEKTYLHRIGRTGRAGASGTAITLVDWDDIPRWQLINKALDLGFNDPVETYSSSPHLYEELHIPVGTKGVLPRAERTRAGLDAEEIEDLGETGARGGGSRGSRGGPRRGERAAGHPQAEEAERPARTPRRRRRTRAGAPLDAEATPSAAPSEKPAAASTVTEEAAPRTPRRRRRTRAGADSAASATATASASAPSAASAPTAAAAPAAAAEEAPAKPRRRRTRKSAEAADS
- a CDS encoding ferritin-like fold-containing protein, coding for METPDTAAQPPEDNEDKGSAAPTGVAAQDWKTASADPQYRAAVVDLLGALAYGELAAFERLAEDAKLAPTLGDKAELAKMASAEFHHFERLRDRLAAVGEEPTAAMEPFVEALDGFHRQTAPSDWLEGLVKAYVGDSIASDFYREVAARLDGDTRSLVLGVLDDTGHASFAVEKVRAAIDADPRVGGRLALWARRLMGEALSQSQRVVADRDALSTMLVGGVADGFDLAEVGRMFSRITEAHTKRMAALGLAA
- a CDS encoding alpha/beta fold hydrolase, coding for MSRPPTFTPPEGTLAYPLRTERGEFAVLDTRPTGRVKGTALLLPGYTGSKEDFIALLQPLAEAGYRTVAVDGRGQYESPGPDDESAYAQAELAQDVLAQAAAVRTADEGPAHLMGHSLGGLVARAAVLLAPPGTFASLTLVASGPARISPSQRTRATLLTDAVAAHPMDVVWDAIQALDPVEDVAVGADGGGADAAALRARWLRNNPAQLIATGRQLCAEPDRVDDLAAVPLPKHVMSGESDDTWPVPLLDEMARRLRAHRTVVTGANHSPNTDRPAATAAALAAFWDRTADQAPGHTAESPR
- a CDS encoding NYN domain-containing protein, giving the protein MDMDETIDEFGESAAREIGEITLRLERTNGLLERMLAEVAKTPSTHAIFVDAGYLYAAAGRLAAGTEDRRAFELDAEALIDALIDKARTIFADSRLLRVYWYDGARRRIHTSEQQSIAELPDVKVRLGNLNANNQQKGVDSLIRSDLESLARHRAISDAALIGGDEDLVSAVEAAQGYGARVHLWGIDAPDGRNQAEPLLWEVDSQRTFDADFFKPFVTRRPAVPYEGPQAAPRPSRDDVRFVGAQISARWLSARGREALVGLLPGHPYLPGSVDQELLVEAERLLDYSLRGQSDLRRVLRDGFWDHLQKCY
- a CDS encoding DUF3107 domain-containing protein; the encoded protein is MEVKIGVQHAPREIVLESGQSVEEVESAVADALSGKAQLLTLADDKGRKVLVPADRLAYVEIGEPTVRKVGFGAL